The following proteins are encoded in a genomic region of Phycisphaera sp.:
- the pxpB gene encoding 5-oxoprolinase subunit PxpB — translation MAGPGDFDIQWTSERSLRVSGPMPAHAAAGVLRGVSGIRDVVPTEGAVYLTVDPLGDVTPDKLAQKLKGVEGRPAPEPRVHEIAVCYEPPHAMDLAEVARLSEMAEHEVVEAHTSTEFTVAFLGFAPGFGYLTGLPERLHVPRLASPRTRLEAGSVGVAGPYSGVYGLPGPGGWRIIGRTKAVMFGVEREEPALLRAGDVVRFRSITAREFDA, via the coding sequence ATGGCCGGGCCAGGGGATTTCGACATCCAATGGACGAGCGAGCGCAGCCTGCGCGTGTCCGGTCCGATGCCCGCGCACGCGGCCGCCGGAGTGTTGCGGGGCGTCTCGGGGATCCGTGACGTGGTGCCGACCGAAGGGGCGGTGTACCTGACGGTCGATCCGTTGGGGGATGTCACGCCGGACAAGCTCGCCCAGAAGTTGAAAGGTGTTGAGGGTCGTCCTGCACCCGAGCCCCGGGTGCATGAGATCGCGGTGTGCTACGAGCCGCCGCACGCGATGGATCTTGCGGAAGTTGCCAGGCTCTCGGAGATGGCCGAGCACGAGGTTGTCGAGGCGCACACCTCGACGGAGTTCACGGTGGCATTCCTCGGGTTCGCGCCCGGGTTTGGGTACCTCACGGGCTTGCCCGAGCGATTGCACGTGCCGAGGCTGGCGTCGCCACGCACGCGGTTGGAGGCCGGGAGTGTGGGGGTGGCGGGCCCGTACAGCGGCGTGTACGGGCTGCCCGGCCCCGGCGGGTGGCGCATCATCGGGCGCACGAAGGCGGTCATGTTCGGCGTGGAACGCGAGGAGCCCGCCCTCTTGCGCGCGGGAGACGTCGTGCGGTTCAGGTCGATTACGGCCCGCGAGTTCGACGCATGA
- a CDS encoding LamB/YcsF family protein translates to MDDASLLGPAIDLNADAGELDELLESDLELLGVVSSVNIACGGHAGSPELMRGVLRRAADRGAGLGAHPGYADVEGFGRRELGLDSSAIYALCREQVARLARVAAETGLSLSHAKPHGALYHRAMADAEAAEAVARGCLDAVAEVTGDPFADLVFFGLPDTAGFGQWSEMDLRVAREGFADRGYADGALIPRDQPGAVLADAQEAAEQAVRLVQSGRFDTLCVHGDTPGALAMAGAVRDALLGCGVRVEGGR, encoded by the coding sequence ATGGACGATGCGAGCCTGCTTGGACCCGCGATTGACCTGAACGCCGACGCGGGCGAGCTTGATGAGCTGCTCGAGAGCGATCTCGAATTGCTCGGCGTGGTGTCGTCGGTCAACATCGCCTGCGGCGGGCACGCGGGGTCGCCCGAGTTGATGCGCGGCGTGCTGAGGCGGGCGGCCGACCGGGGTGCGGGGCTCGGGGCCCATCCGGGGTACGCGGATGTCGAGGGATTCGGGCGGCGCGAACTGGGGCTGGACTCCAGCGCCATCTACGCGTTGTGCCGCGAGCAGGTCGCGCGATTGGCGCGCGTGGCGGCGGAGACGGGGCTCTCGCTCTCGCACGCCAAGCCGCACGGGGCGTTGTACCACCGGGCGATGGCGGACGCGGAGGCGGCCGAGGCCGTGGCGCGCGGGTGCCTCGATGCCGTTGCCGAGGTCACGGGCGATCCGTTCGCGGACCTGGTGTTCTTTGGTTTGCCAGACACGGCCGGATTCGGGCAGTGGTCGGAGATGGACCTGCGCGTGGCGCGCGAGGGGTTCGCGGATCGTGGGTACGCCGATGGTGCGCTTATCCCCCGGGACCAGCCCGGCGCGGTGCTGGCCGATGCGCAGGAAGCCGCCGAGCAGGCGGTGCGGCTCGTGCAGAGCGGGCGGTTCGACACGCTGTGCGTGCATGGGGACACGCCGGGAGCGCTGGCGATGGCGGGGGCGGTGCGGGATGCCCTGCTTGGGTGTGGGGTTCGGGTCGAGGGTGGTCGATAG
- a CDS encoding DUF4085 domain-containing protein, translated as MKFFTFGWWWGGQNPNGPNPNDASNAYRAHLDTIRDRLPADVLRLEGEPDEGVSIHDARLVSLGIDAAAHTLTLVLDGDDGSGGARRFTLGYTGVRSFHSTQSDAPALPGPTGYGDLGYWEAHLAEGAFEHRFLFSTGIELRVVFEGLGLSLRDG; from the coding sequence TTGAAGTTCTTCACCTTCGGCTGGTGGTGGGGCGGGCAGAACCCGAATGGCCCAAACCCCAACGATGCCTCCAACGCCTACCGAGCCCACCTCGACACGATTCGCGACCGCTTGCCGGCCGACGTGCTGCGGCTGGAGGGTGAGCCGGACGAAGGCGTGTCGATCCACGACGCCCGGCTCGTCTCGCTGGGCATTGACGCGGCGGCACACACGCTCACGCTGGTGCTCGACGGCGATGATGGGAGCGGCGGCGCCCGCCGGTTCACGCTTGGCTACACCGGCGTGCGCTCCTTCCACAGCACGCAGAGCGACGCCCCCGCCCTGCCCGGCCCCACCGGCTACGGCGACCTGGGCTACTGGGAAGCGCACCTGGCCGAGGGGGCCTTCGAGCATCGCTTCCTGTTCTCGACGGGGATCGAGCTTCGTGTCGTGTTCGAGGGGCTCGGCCTCTCGCTGCGAGATGGGTGA
- a CDS encoding acyltransferase family protein, with protein MPSPNPEPALSATPRRHDLDALRAMAMLLGIVLHAALSFFDTPIWPVQDRSRAPALGLVVMAIHGFRMPLFFLLSGYFTAMLAQRRGLAGLLSHRAKRIALPLAVGMVTVVPLVWGVSIWAQSSATTPTSKTAEGAPATDLDIWTAAAVGNIDALRRHHEDGSDPNALDPTYRMNPLAWAVVGDQPDAVTHLLEAGADPAAAYGDGNTPLHTACFFGRADAAKRLIDAGAPVNVRSPAGETPADTMRHGKGTTDFIAGLLRISVDFEQVQAGREEIRAILAAGPTPVDTSPPPNQLIRLVKGLLFDFPVFHHLWFLWFLCWLVPGYALVALLIRPFKGIRLPRAITVFASPPACLLWLVPLTMLAQWPMNAGGTQVGFGPDTSAGLLPIPRVLAYYAIFFGAGAMLYTARGATARLGRGWWLTLPLAIAVLVPAMSLCLKTPWPPALAQALAGHATTVHVLAVAGQSLYAWLMIFGLIGLLECALSRERVGVTGGVRYLSDASYWLYVAHLPLIIAAQILVRNLDLPAAVKLPLIVLITTGVLLASYQLMVRYTAIGRMLNGPRTRRTGP; from the coding sequence ATGCCATCGCCCAACCCCGAACCTGCTCTTTCGGCCACCCCCCGCCGACACGACCTCGACGCCCTGCGCGCCATGGCCATGCTGCTGGGCATCGTCCTCCACGCCGCCCTCAGCTTCTTTGATACGCCAATCTGGCCGGTGCAAGACCGCAGCCGCGCGCCGGCGCTCGGCCTGGTCGTCATGGCCATCCACGGCTTCCGCATGCCGCTGTTCTTCCTGCTCAGCGGCTACTTCACCGCCATGCTGGCCCAGCGCCGTGGGCTGGCTGGCCTGCTCTCGCACCGTGCGAAGCGCATCGCGCTGCCGCTGGCGGTCGGCATGGTCACCGTCGTGCCGCTGGTGTGGGGCGTGTCGATCTGGGCCCAGTCGAGCGCCACGACGCCCACGAGCAAGACCGCAGAGGGCGCACCCGCCACTGATCTGGACATCTGGACCGCCGCCGCTGTCGGCAACATCGACGCCCTGCGCCGCCACCACGAGGACGGCTCCGATCCCAACGCGCTCGACCCGACCTATCGCATGAACCCGCTGGCCTGGGCGGTCGTCGGCGACCAGCCCGACGCGGTGACCCACTTACTCGAAGCCGGGGCCGACCCCGCCGCGGCGTACGGCGACGGCAACACGCCGCTGCATACCGCCTGCTTCTTCGGCAGGGCCGACGCGGCAAAACGGCTCATCGACGCCGGCGCCCCCGTTAACGTGCGCAGCCCGGCAGGCGAGACCCCCGCCGACACGATGCGCCACGGCAAGGGCACGACCGACTTCATCGCCGGCCTGCTGCGCATCTCGGTCGACTTCGAGCAGGTCCAGGCCGGCCGCGAGGAGATCCGGGCGATCCTGGCCGCGGGCCCGACGCCCGTCGACACCAGCCCGCCGCCAAACCAACTGATCCGCCTCGTGAAGGGCCTGCTGTTCGACTTCCCGGTGTTCCACCACCTGTGGTTCTTGTGGTTCCTGTGCTGGCTCGTGCCGGGGTATGCGCTTGTGGCCCTCTTGATTCGGCCATTCAAGGGCATCCGCCTGCCACGCGCGATCACCGTCTTCGCGTCTCCGCCCGCTTGCCTGCTCTGGCTCGTGCCGCTCACGATGCTCGCCCAGTGGCCCATGAACGCCGGCGGCACGCAGGTCGGCTTCGGCCCGGATACCTCGGCCGGGCTGCTGCCCATCCCCCGCGTGCTGGCGTACTACGCGATCTTCTTTGGCGCCGGCGCCATGCTCTACACCGCGCGCGGCGCGACCGCCCGCCTCGGCCGGGGCTGGTGGCTCACGCTCCCCCTGGCCATCGCCGTGCTCGTGCCAGCGATGTCGCTGTGCCTGAAGACCCCCTGGCCGCCGGCGCTCGCCCAGGCCCTGGCCGGGCACGCGACGACCGTCCACGTCCTGGCGGTCGCTGGCCAATCGCTCTACGCATGGCTCATGATCTTCGGCCTCATCGGCCTGCTCGAGTGCGCCCTCAGCCGGGAACGGGTCGGCGTGACCGGGGGCGTGCGTTACCTGTCCGACGCGTCCTACTGGCTCTACGTCGCCCACCTGCCGCTCATCATCGCCGCCCAGATCCTGGTGCGCAACCTCGACCTGCCCGCGGCGGTCAAGCTGCCACTCATCGTGCTCATCACGACCGGAGTGCTGCTCGCGAGCTACCAGCTCATGGTGCGATACACGGCGATCGGGCGGATGCTGAACGGGCCGCGGACGCGTCGCACGGGGCCATAG
- a CDS encoding UDP-2,3-diacylglucosamine diphosphatase produces MEEPRDTCDIGTPPGANPAGAVWTEPAVVRDPVTGTERLDLRYRTIFLSDLHLGSNGCQAKELSAFLKCVRCETLYLVGDVIDMWRLKSKWYWPGKHNRVIGRILKMARKGTRVVYIPGNHDEGARQYAGLNFGGVELMLDAEHLTADGRRLYISHGDQFDMVVKHAKTLSMLGSASYELLLRLNRHYNRVRKLLGLNYWSLSQFLKLKVKSACTYISKFEDALTDEAKRKGFDGVVCGHIHKAEIRPDARHEGMMYYNCGDWVESCTALVEDFDGSIRLLDGKAVVERMRQYGQLSTKKGKRERLRRRVIPAALRADTRPTYLPAVATAQ; encoded by the coding sequence ATGGAGGAACCGCGAGACACTTGTGACATTGGAACTCCGCCCGGGGCCAATCCCGCCGGGGCGGTCTGGACCGAGCCGGCGGTGGTACGCGACCCGGTGACCGGGACCGAACGCCTCGACCTCCGGTACCGCACCATCTTCCTAAGCGACCTGCATCTGGGCAGCAACGGCTGCCAGGCCAAGGAGCTCAGCGCCTTTCTCAAGTGCGTGCGCTGCGAGACGCTGTATCTCGTGGGCGACGTCATCGACATGTGGCGCCTGAAGAGCAAGTGGTACTGGCCGGGCAAGCACAACCGCGTCATTGGCCGAATCCTGAAGATGGCGCGCAAGGGCACGCGGGTGGTGTACATCCCGGGCAACCACGACGAGGGGGCGCGGCAGTACGCCGGGCTGAACTTTGGTGGGGTCGAGTTGATGCTCGACGCCGAGCACCTGACCGCCGACGGGCGACGGTTGTACATCAGCCACGGCGACCAGTTCGACATGGTGGTCAAGCACGCCAAGACGCTTTCGATGCTGGGGTCGGCCAGCTACGAGCTGCTGCTGCGGCTCAACCGGCACTACAACCGCGTGCGCAAGCTGCTGGGCCTCAATTACTGGAGCCTGAGCCAGTTCCTGAAGCTCAAGGTCAAGAGCGCCTGCACCTACATTAGCAAGTTCGAGGACGCCCTGACCGACGAGGCCAAGCGCAAGGGCTTCGACGGCGTGGTGTGCGGGCACATCCACAAGGCCGAGATCCGCCCCGACGCCAGGCACGAGGGCATGATGTACTACAACTGCGGAGACTGGGTCGAGAGCTGCACCGCCCTGGTCGAAGATTTCGACGGGTCGATCCGCCTGCTGGACGGCAAGGCCGTGGTCGAGCGGATGAGGCAGTACGGCCAGCTCTCGACCAAGAAGGGTAAACGCGAGCGGCTCCGCCGGCGCGTGATCCCCGCCGCCCTGCGAGCCGACACACGGCCTACTTATCTGCCTGCGGTCGCCACGGCACAGTGA
- a CDS encoding 4-alpha-glucanotransferase: MSVREPDSRNPALLRLAQAHGVLTEHENGMGVWCLPSEAALTAVLRALGVDIEEPADAERIESLTPGQPVKTFWRDDERKLGVFGPLYAVRSGRGGGVGDLEDLARLCEWAGGLGASLVSTLPLLAGRYATPIDGCPYAPVSRSVFSELFLDLTSAMIDGERAEAERLGQASLIDYEASWNLKRCVLEREAANADAAAVEAFLSRDPLIAQYAKWRALESGDPSKERLYGYAQMLLHQQLSSVRNRAEAAGCGLYLDLPVGVVASGFDVHRQPDLYAKGVAVGAPPDAYFPEGQVWGFPPMIPERVRLGGHVELAEATRRHLRYASTLRLDHVMGLWRLYWIPEGHGADDGVYVRYDAGGALDVLADLSHEHQATFIGENLGTVPPEVDAAMIERKLMGMTAAQYDGGDQAMAPGAAKHELLAAANTHDMPTFAGYLEGRDIDLRRALRLLDKSSAKYDARLREAAVERLHETLGVRGEGELFDALMNRLCGSPAPVVMLALEDLWGEAEPQNIPGVSEGYPCWRRPMRVTLEELLADDSIATRVRAWAGRVAERSGAGVS, translated from the coding sequence ATGAGCGTGCGGGAGCCCGACTCTCGAAACCCGGCGCTGCTGCGCCTTGCGCAGGCGCACGGTGTTCTGACCGAGCACGAGAACGGCATGGGTGTGTGGTGCTTGCCGAGCGAGGCGGCGCTGACGGCGGTGTTGCGAGCGTTGGGTGTGGATATCGAAGAGCCCGCCGATGCCGAACGCATCGAGAGTTTGACCCCAGGCCAGCCGGTCAAGACCTTCTGGCGTGATGATGAGCGCAAGCTGGGCGTGTTCGGACCGTTGTATGCGGTGCGATCGGGACGCGGTGGTGGGGTTGGTGATCTCGAAGACCTGGCCAGATTGTGCGAGTGGGCCGGCGGGCTGGGCGCTTCGCTGGTAAGCACGCTGCCGCTGCTCGCCGGCCGGTACGCAACGCCGATCGATGGCTGCCCGTACGCGCCGGTGAGCCGGAGTGTGTTTAGCGAGTTGTTCCTTGATCTCACCTCGGCGATGATCGACGGCGAGCGGGCCGAGGCCGAGCGGCTCGGTCAGGCGTCGCTGATTGATTACGAGGCGAGTTGGAATCTCAAGCGGTGTGTATTGGAGCGAGAGGCGGCGAACGCCGATGCGGCGGCCGTCGAGGCGTTTCTTAGTCGCGATCCGTTGATCGCCCAATACGCCAAATGGCGTGCACTCGAGAGTGGCGATCCGTCGAAGGAGCGGCTGTATGGGTACGCCCAGATGCTTCTGCACCAGCAACTGTCGAGCGTGCGGAATCGTGCCGAAGCGGCTGGGTGCGGGTTGTATCTGGACTTGCCGGTTGGTGTTGTCGCCAGCGGCTTCGACGTGCATCGCCAACCCGATCTGTATGCCAAGGGCGTGGCCGTGGGGGCGCCGCCGGATGCCTACTTCCCCGAGGGCCAGGTGTGGGGCTTCCCGCCCATGATCCCAGAGCGGGTCCGGCTGGGCGGGCATGTGGAATTGGCCGAGGCGACGCGGCGGCACCTTCGATATGCGAGCACGCTCCGGCTCGACCACGTCATGGGGCTGTGGCGGTTGTACTGGATCCCCGAGGGCCACGGCGCGGACGATGGCGTGTACGTGCGTTACGACGCCGGCGGCGCGCTCGACGTGCTGGCCGATCTCTCGCACGAGCACCAAGCGACCTTTATCGGCGAGAACCTGGGCACCGTGCCGCCCGAGGTGGACGCGGCGATGATCGAGCGCAAGCTCATGGGCATGACGGCCGCCCAGTACGACGGCGGTGATCAGGCCATGGCACCGGGTGCGGCCAAGCACGAACTGCTGGCCGCGGCGAACACGCACGACATGCCGACTTTCGCGGGGTATCTCGAAGGGCGGGACATCGACCTGCGACGGGCGTTGCGGTTGCTGGATAAGTCGTCGGCCAAGTACGACGCGCGCCTGCGTGAGGCCGCGGTGGAGCGATTGCACGAGACACTGGGCGTGCGTGGCGAGGGCGAGCTCTTTGATGCGCTGATGAATCGATTGTGTGGGTCGCCCGCTCCGGTTGTCATGCTCGCGCTCGAGGACTTGTGGGGTGAAGCCGAGCCGCAGAACATCCCCGGTGTCAGCGAGGGCTACCCGTGCTGGCGTCGGCCGATGCGCGTGACGCTTGAAGAGCTGCTGGCCGACGATAGCATCGCCACCCGCGTGCGGGCGTGGGCGGGGCGAGTTGCCGAACGATCGGGGGCCGGCGTTTCATGA
- a CDS encoding DUF3536 domain-containing protein, with amino-acid sequence MSRYVCIHGHFYQPPRENPWLEAVEVQDSAYPYHDWNERITAECYQPNGQARILDEQGWIERINNNYAHISFNFGPTLLSWMQEHAPEAYEAILEADRRSLELNAGHGSAIAQAYNHVIMPLASERDRRTQVLWGIRDFEHRFGRRPEGMWLPETAANRDTLDELARQRIAYTILAPRQAMRYRKIGTDQWIDATQHGIDPRRSYLVRLEDGRSIAVFFYDGPLSQAVAFERLLGNGEHFARRLLGGIDPQRQEPQLVHIATDGESYGHHHPYGDMALSYAVRHIADGNEATLVNYGRYLELHPPQWEAEIIDNSSWSCVHGVGRWKEDCGCHSGGHPNWNQGWRKPLRDALDWLRDLMAERFEREASTLLIDPWAARDEYIQVILDRSRERAVEFIEHHVGPHDGPVDYTRILRLLELQRNAMLMYTSCGWFFDELTGIETVQILQYAGRVIQIAEGLFEESFEEEFLNRLGKARSNLPEHGDGRQVYMNMVRPAKVDLLKMAEHYAVISLFEDTDDKSEVYCYTVRSEERHELTAGRTRLRVGRATLTSKISLNSQRVTYAVLHLADHIITGGAGLDVSEEALAAFLKESRQAFDMAQYGKLLRLIERDFGASTFSLASLFKDEQRMVAEQVLEGALDSAEATYRRMYDDQAPLLHFLHALKIPSPRALYFPVELVLNADLVRALRDEHPDVAQAAQILERAEQAGVDLDRSTLSYVAESAIARLSERLSADPADLEALRAIGALVEMVRVAPFEVRLDVAQNAVYRVLQDRDRVAVSDSVADPQGWQSAVGRVAELLRVRS; translated from the coding sequence ATGAGTCGCTACGTGTGCATCCACGGCCACTTCTATCAGCCGCCGCGCGAGAACCCCTGGCTCGAAGCGGTGGAGGTGCAGGACTCGGCGTACCCCTATCACGATTGGAACGAGCGGATCACGGCCGAGTGCTACCAGCCCAACGGGCAGGCACGCATCCTCGACGAGCAGGGCTGGATCGAGCGGATCAACAACAACTACGCGCACATCAGTTTCAACTTCGGGCCCACGCTGCTGTCATGGATGCAGGAGCACGCGCCCGAGGCGTACGAGGCGATCCTGGAGGCCGACCGGCGGAGCCTGGAGCTGAACGCCGGGCATGGGTCGGCCATTGCCCAGGCGTACAATCACGTGATCATGCCGCTGGCCAGCGAGCGCGACCGGCGGACGCAGGTGCTGTGGGGGATTCGTGACTTCGAGCACCGGTTCGGCCGCCGGCCCGAGGGCATGTGGCTGCCCGAGACCGCGGCCAATCGCGACACGCTGGACGAGCTGGCCAGGCAGCGCATCGCGTACACGATTCTCGCACCCCGGCAGGCGATGCGGTACCGCAAAATCGGGACCGACCAGTGGATCGACGCCACGCAGCACGGCATCGATCCCCGGCGGTCGTACCTGGTTCGCCTCGAAGACGGGCGGAGCATCGCGGTGTTCTTCTACGACGGCCCGCTGTCGCAGGCGGTCGCGTTCGAGCGGCTGCTTGGCAACGGCGAACACTTCGCCCGCCGGCTCTTGGGCGGCATCGATCCACAGCGCCAGGAGCCGCAACTGGTGCATATCGCCACCGATGGCGAGAGCTACGGGCATCATCACCCGTACGGCGACATGGCGTTGTCGTACGCCGTCCGCCACATCGCCGATGGCAACGAGGCCACGCTGGTCAACTATGGCCGCTATCTGGAGTTGCACCCTCCCCAGTGGGAGGCGGAGATCATCGACAACTCGTCGTGGAGCTGCGTGCATGGTGTGGGGCGATGGAAGGAAGACTGCGGGTGCCATTCGGGCGGGCATCCGAACTGGAACCAGGGCTGGCGCAAGCCCCTCCGCGACGCGCTCGATTGGCTGCGTGACCTGATGGCCGAGCGGTTCGAGCGCGAGGCCAGCACGCTGCTGATCGATCCCTGGGCGGCGCGCGATGAGTACATCCAGGTCATCCTCGATCGTTCACGCGAGCGGGCTGTCGAGTTCATCGAACATCACGTGGGGCCGCACGACGGTCCGGTCGACTATACCCGCATCCTCCGATTGCTCGAACTGCAGCGCAACGCGATGCTCATGTATACCAGCTGCGGCTGGTTCTTCGACGAGCTGACGGGCATCGAGACGGTGCAGATCCTGCAGTATGCCGGCCGGGTGATCCAGATCGCCGAGGGGTTATTCGAGGAATCGTTCGAGGAAGAGTTCCTGAATCGACTCGGCAAGGCCCGGAGCAACCTGCCCGAGCACGGCGACGGGCGGCAGGTCTATATGAACATGGTGCGGCCGGCCAAGGTCGACCTGCTCAAGATGGCCGAGCACTACGCGGTGATCTCGCTGTTCGAGGATACCGACGACAAGAGCGAGGTGTATTGCTATACCGTTCGCAGCGAGGAACGGCACGAGCTGACCGCGGGACGCACGCGGCTGCGCGTGGGCCGGGCGACGCTGACGAGCAAGATCAGCCTCAATAGCCAGCGCGTGACGTACGCGGTGCTGCACCTGGCCGACCACATCATCACTGGCGGTGCTGGGCTTGATGTCAGCGAAGAGGCGTTGGCGGCGTTCTTGAAGGAGTCGCGCCAGGCCTTCGACATGGCCCAGTACGGCAAGCTGCTGCGGCTGATCGAACGGGATTTCGGCGCGTCTACGTTTTCGCTCGCGTCGCTGTTCAAGGACGAACAGCGGATGGTGGCCGAGCAGGTGCTCGAGGGCGCGCTCGATAGTGCCGAGGCGACGTATCGGCGGATGTACGACGACCAGGCGCCGCTGCTGCACTTCCTGCATGCGCTGAAGATTCCTTCACCCAGAGCGCTGTACTTCCCGGTCGAACTGGTGCTGAACGCCGACCTGGTGCGAGCGTTGCGAGACGAGCACCCGGACGTGGCCCAGGCCGCGCAGATTCTGGAGCGGGCCGAGCAGGCGGGCGTGGACCTCGACCGCTCGACGCTTTCCTATGTGGCCGAGTCGGCCATTGCCCGGCTGAGCGAACGGCTGTCGGCCGACCCGGCGGACCTCGAAGCCCTGCGGGCGATCGGCGCCTTGGTGGAGATGGTCCGGGTGGCGCCCTTCGAGGTGCGGCTCGACGTCGCCCAGAACGCGGTGTACCGGGTGCTCCAGGATCGGGATCGCGTGGCCGTCTCGGACAGCGTGGCCGACCCGCAGGGTTGGCAAAGCGCGGTGGGCCGGGTTGCCGAGCTCTTGCGAGTCCGTTCGTAA
- a CDS encoding biotin-dependent carboxyltransferase family protein, with translation MSLRVVEISGVASVQDLGRLGHAHEGVPTSGAADPLSLRVANRVVGNADGAAGVELAMGRMRVEAMRSIAVVCSSGGRAFEAIELEAGASIEFGPDDGLCRAYLAVAGGLDVPMVLDSRSTLASAGFGGLQGRSLGAGDELPIGGAMRGPSALPSHVRAMLELASRSRVLRVVADGAEAEPPAGLLRVSPKGDRVGIRLDRAGEGNAVETGPSRGVMHGTIQAPSSGELVILGPDGPTTGGYATVGTVIAADLPAVGQLVPGQWVRFEVVGREDARELLVQQRLTLDAAIAPVQ, from the coding sequence ATGAGCCTCCGCGTGGTTGAGATCAGCGGCGTGGCGAGCGTGCAGGATCTGGGCCGGCTCGGACACGCGCACGAGGGGGTGCCGACAAGTGGCGCGGCTGACCCACTTTCGTTGCGTGTAGCGAATCGGGTCGTGGGCAATGCCGATGGAGCGGCCGGCGTCGAATTGGCGATGGGGCGGATGAGGGTCGAGGCGATGCGATCCATCGCGGTCGTCTGCTCATCCGGGGGCCGGGCGTTCGAGGCAATCGAACTTGAAGCCGGTGCGTCGATCGAGTTTGGCCCAGATGATGGCTTGTGCCGGGCGTATCTCGCGGTCGCGGGTGGCTTGGATGTGCCGATGGTGCTGGATTCGCGGTCGACACTCGCGAGCGCCGGATTTGGAGGGCTGCAAGGCCGGTCGCTCGGGGCTGGTGATGAGTTGCCGATTGGCGGTGCGATGCGCGGGCCCAGCGCTCTTCCCTCGCACGTCCGCGCGATGTTGGAGCTGGCTTCGAGGAGTCGTGTGCTGCGGGTGGTTGCCGACGGTGCCGAAGCCGAGCCGCCCGCCGGGCTGTTGAGGGTGTCGCCGAAGGGTGATCGTGTCGGTATACGCCTCGATCGCGCCGGCGAGGGGAACGCCGTCGAGACCGGGCCCAGCCGGGGCGTCATGCACGGCACCATCCAGGCACCGTCGTCGGGCGAACTGGTGATCCTGGGTCCCGATGGACCGACGACCGGCGGCTACGCGACCGTGGGCACGGTCATCGCTGCCGACCTGCCGGCGGTGGGGCAGTTGGTGCCCGGGCAGTGGGTGAGATTCGAAGTTGTGGGACGGGAGGACGCACGCGAACTGCTCGTGCAGCAGCGTTTGACTCTCGATGCCGCGATCGCTCCCGTACAGTGA